The nucleotide sequence GAATCGTCAGCTTACAGACGTTCTCGCAGACCTATACTTTGCACCAACTGAGTTAAGCAAGCATAATTTATTACAGGAAAACCACCCAGAGTCGGGCATCTATGTTACTGGAAATACAGCAATTGATGCTTTAAAACAAACTGTCAGTGATGACTATTCCCATGCGGTTTTAAATGAAGTGAATCCAGATTCACGGATGATTTTAATGACAATGCATAGGCGGGAAAATCAGGGCGAGCCAATGCGCCAAGCGTTTAAAGCTATCAAACAGGTGATTGATAACAATCCTGATGTTGAAGTGGTCTATCCAGTCCATTTGAGTCCAGCTGTTCAAGCGGCTGCTAAGGAAGTATTTGGTAACGACGATCGAATTCATCTGATCAAACCACTAGATGTTTTGGACTTCCATAATATGGCGGCAAAGGCATACTTTATTATGACTGATTCTGGTGGAATCCAGGAGGAGGCACCTTCATTGGGCAAGCCTGTTCTTGTACTTCGAAATACCACTGAACGACCAGAGGGGATAGATGCAGGAACCCTTAAACTTGTGGGAACGGATCCAGAAAAGATTACTGAATGGATGAATCGACTATTAACTGATGAGAACGCTTATCAGGAAATGTCTGAGGCTAAGAACCCATACGGTGATGGACATGCATCTGAACGAATTTTAAAGGCAATTACCGAGAAGTTTACCGATTAGATTAAATATAGTGGGGGGATGATAAATTGGAGGCGTCAAATTCAAAAGCGTCAAAGAAATTTATGGACTTCATAAAGCTCTTTTTGGAGCATTACAAAACTGGCTCAATTTCTGATTCAGCCGTTGTCTTAGCGTTTTATTCTCTGATGGCAATTTTTCCAATTTTCTTCATTGCCGGAAGTCTTTTGAACATTTTGAATATTAAGGCAACTGAGATTCAAGCGTATTTGGAACCAATTTTTCCAGATAAAGTCTATTCAACTTTAGAACCAATCATTAAATCTACGCTGTACGGTGGGGGTGCGGGTTCCTTTTCAATTGGTTTGATTGTTACTGTTTGGTCGGCAAGTAAGGCAATTGC is from Lentilactobacillus curieae and encodes:
- the wecB gene encoding non-hydrolyzing UDP-N-acetylglucosamine 2-epimerase, whose product is MKKIKVMTIFGTRPEAIKMAPIILRMNQNLDKFTPVTVVSAQHREMLDQVLEVFHITPDYDLNVMKQNQTLSDITTKVITELDAVIEKESPDIILVHGDTTTTFAASVSAFYHKVSVGHVEAGLRTYDKFSPYPEEMNRQLTDVLADLYFAPTELSKHNLLQENHPESGIYVTGNTAIDALKQTVSDDYSHAVLNEVNPDSRMILMTMHRRENQGEPMRQAFKAIKQVIDNNPDVEVVYPVHLSPAVQAAAKEVFGNDDRIHLIKPLDVLDFHNMAAKAYFIMTDSGGIQEEAPSLGKPVLVLRNTTERPEGIDAGTLKLVGTDPEKITEWMNRLLTDENAYQEMSEAKNPYGDGHASERILKAITEKFTD